A region of Deltaproteobacteria bacterium DNA encodes the following proteins:
- a CDS encoding PilZ domain-containing protein: MSDESERRHYPRYDVNYEIKIHLASGGQTSARARDLSIGGMCVKGIPTWQADVGDKIKISIEVPDFFLTVTIDGEILWRDPDTKLVGVKFDLNEDEIMERVEKLKAILTESTTAVEY, from the coding sequence ATGAGCGATGAAAGTGAAAGACGTCACTATCCACGTTACGACGTGAACTACGAAATCAAGATTCATTTAGCCAGCGGCGGTCAAACGAGCGCCCGGGCTAGGGATTTATCCATCGGCGGAATGTGCGTAAAGGGAATCCCAACATGGCAAGCTGACGTCGGGGACAAAATAAAAATATCCATCGAAGTCCCAGACTTCTTTCTTACGGTAACCATTGACGGGGAAATACTCTGGCGAGATCCAGATACGAAACTCGTCGGTGTTAAGTTTGACCTAAATGAAGATGAGATAATGGAACGGGTAGAGAAGCTCAAGGCCATACTTACCGAGAGTACGACTGCCGTTGAGTATTAA